From a region of the Bermanella marisrubri genome:
- a CDS encoding YjgN family protein — protein sequence MDELTTPAAEQSGSIQSCQFQFKGDGTEYFKIWIVNILLTIVTFGIYSAWATVRNKRYFYSNLYIDNHNFRYLASPITILKGRLIAIAIFIAYSVISQMSPVLGLGLAICFLIAVPWIICRAQTFDRNMSAYRNIRFGFHGNYLEALMAYIVWPILGVLSLGILMPMAILKSHQFTIANTSYGTSRFDYKATYGDYGIIMLTLIGAGLMLWFVVWALQFMSLAPVSILVMIVGYFALMVYMSTSILNLMFNQTEIEEHRFVAQVPAVGFAKVLIINTFLTMITLGLYLPAAQVRMAKFVSENVELNVVGSLENFTAAQAQDSNALGDELGNVFDLGV from the coding sequence ATGGACGAACTTACGACTCCAGCTGCTGAGCAAAGTGGCTCAATCCAATCGTGCCAATTCCAATTCAAAGGCGATGGCACAGAATATTTTAAAATTTGGATTGTTAATATCCTATTAACCATAGTGACCTTTGGTATTTACAGCGCTTGGGCGACGGTCCGCAACAAACGCTACTTTTATTCAAATCTTTATATTGATAACCACAATTTTCGATATCTAGCGAGCCCCATAACTATCTTAAAAGGCCGACTCATTGCGATCGCAATTTTCATTGCTTATTCAGTGATATCTCAAATGAGTCCAGTGCTCGGCTTAGGCCTTGCCATTTGTTTTTTGATTGCAGTGCCTTGGATTATCTGTCGTGCCCAAACATTTGATCGTAACATGAGTGCATACCGCAATATTCGCTTTGGCTTCCACGGCAACTATTTAGAAGCTCTCATGGCCTATATTGTATGGCCTATTTTAGGCGTTTTATCCTTGGGCATACTTATGCCGATGGCCATTCTAAAATCACATCAATTCACTATTGCGAATACAAGCTATGGAACAAGTCGCTTCGACTACAAAGCTACCTACGGAGACTACGGTATCATCATGTTGACACTTATTGGTGCTGGTTTGATGCTTTGGTTTGTCGTATGGGCACTTCAATTTATGTCACTTGCTCCCGTTTCAATTCTTGTCATGATCGTAGGTTACTTTGCGCTAATGGTTTACATGAGTACAAGTATTCTTAACTTAATGTTTAATCAAACCGAAATTGAAGAGCATCGCTTTGTCGCTCAAGTGCCTGCTGTTGGTTTCGCCAAAGTACTCATCATCAACACCTTTTTAACCATGATCACACTAGGCCTTTACTTGCCTGCAGCGCAAGTTCGAATGGCTAAGTTCGTGAGTGAGAACGTTGAGCTAAATGTCGTCGGAAGTCTAGAGAATTTCACAGCTGCACAAGCACAAGACAGCAACGCGCTGGGCGATGAACTCGGTAACGTGTTTGATCTAGGCGTATAA
- a CDS encoding TonB-dependent receptor plug domain-containing protein, which yields MPKMVPLLYSALLSTFICQVNALQLAELDSFDLDTLSPTDEIPVVLTAARLRQSQLDTPASVTVIESETIAALGFKDIEEIFRLVPGMLVGYHSGVGEKAPSVSYHGTLLPEHRRLQVLIDGRSVFKPGLARVEWLDIPLAIEDIDRIEVIRGPNSAAYGANSYLGVINILTKHPEVTGGNTAKVRLGGRNTQDSYFNFNNRVADTDIRFTLASKQESGFDYLNDGKEENPDDHTGWHFMLRTHTPISSQTKLETQLGYKDSVNGQREIYGDYVDYLEQVDIEAKDTFAWLKGVHEFSQNQISHLQVYWQDFDRVEEWAACLREDIFGLPMKCGELNKNMYETKSELEFQHTSVWNTDARSVAGFRYRLDELESDTVNDGYSSNENISAFLNVEYRLSENWITNLGAMYEEDELNGYDFSPRLALNYLIGTSQTLRFIYSEAIRSPDLYEKQGRLQFTLENGYTPGGEPLVPVVLPFGTATGEIDNETIYSHEISYFGLLPSIHAQLDIKLFYDRLNGLISESLDHSPSNPLSNGRKLQMSGIEGQFKWNPSTFNTLLVSFAYIDTEDDFPQNYDDGVFTRDSERETTLSADISGSLSWIHSFNTDASFAATYYHVDNWNPITYGFQFSRLDLAYTDQIRLMAEQGVELKLNMQYRLDDDPLNRPKNNYADDYLFYGSIAYRF from the coding sequence ATGCCGAAGATGGTGCCACTTCTATATAGCGCCTTGTTGAGTACCTTCATATGTCAAGTAAACGCTTTACAATTAGCTGAGCTCGATAGTTTTGACTTGGATACCTTGTCTCCTACAGATGAAATCCCGGTCGTTCTCACCGCTGCCCGCCTTCGTCAATCGCAATTGGATACCCCTGCTTCCGTGACCGTTATTGAATCCGAGACCATCGCTGCTCTAGGATTTAAGGACATCGAAGAAATATTTCGCTTAGTGCCAGGTATGTTGGTGGGCTACCACAGTGGGGTAGGTGAAAAAGCCCCTAGTGTTTCTTATCACGGCACGTTATTGCCAGAGCATCGTCGCCTTCAGGTATTGATTGATGGCCGTAGTGTTTTTAAACCGGGTTTGGCCAGAGTAGAGTGGCTCGATATTCCACTAGCAATAGAAGATATTGATCGTATCGAAGTCATTCGCGGTCCCAACTCTGCAGCCTATGGCGCGAACTCCTATTTGGGGGTCATTAACATTTTGACTAAGCACCCCGAAGTAACCGGTGGTAATACAGCAAAAGTTAGATTGGGCGGCAGAAATACACAGGACTCTTACTTTAATTTTAATAACCGCGTAGCAGATACGGATATCCGATTTACCCTGGCGTCCAAACAAGAGTCTGGTTTTGACTACTTAAATGACGGCAAAGAAGAGAACCCAGACGATCATACAGGCTGGCATTTTATGCTGCGCACCCACACCCCAATTTCTTCACAGACCAAATTAGAAACCCAGTTGGGCTATAAGGACAGCGTGAATGGTCAAAGGGAAATCTATGGCGATTATGTCGATTATCTTGAGCAGGTTGATATTGAAGCAAAAGATACGTTTGCGTGGTTGAAGGGGGTTCATGAATTCTCTCAGAATCAAATATCGCATTTACAAGTCTATTGGCAGGACTTTGATCGAGTCGAAGAGTGGGCGGCCTGTTTACGAGAGGACATTTTTGGTTTACCAATGAAATGTGGTGAGCTCAATAAAAATATGTATGAAACAAAATCTGAGTTGGAGTTTCAGCATACGAGTGTATGGAATACTGATGCTCGCTCGGTAGCAGGGTTCAGATATCGTCTTGATGAGTTGGAGTCCGACACCGTTAATGATGGTTACTCTAGTAATGAGAATATAAGCGCGTTTTTGAATGTGGAGTATCGCTTATCAGAAAACTGGATTACGAATCTTGGGGCAATGTACGAGGAAGATGAGTTAAATGGATATGATTTCTCGCCGCGGTTGGCGTTAAATTATTTAATCGGTACATCGCAGACTTTACGTTTTATTTATTCTGAGGCCATTCGCTCTCCAGATCTTTATGAAAAACAAGGGCGGCTGCAGTTCACTTTAGAGAATGGATATACTCCGGGGGGAGAGCCTTTAGTGCCAGTTGTTTTACCATTTGGTACAGCCACTGGGGAAATTGACAATGAAACCATCTATAGCCATGAAATTAGTTACTTTGGCTTGTTGCCAAGTATTCATGCTCAGTTAGATATTAAGCTGTTTTATGACCGCTTAAATGGGCTAATATCGGAGTCTTTAGATCACTCACCGTCGAATCCCTTGTCAAATGGACGAAAGTTGCAGATGTCTGGGATAGAGGGTCAGTTTAAATGGAATCCTTCGACCTTTAATACACTCTTAGTGAGTTTTGCCTATATTGATACTGAGGATGACTTTCCTCAAAACTATGATGATGGTGTTTTCACCCGAGATTCTGAGCGTGAAACAACACTGTCTGCGGATATTAGTGGGTCATTGAGTTGGATTCACAGTTTCAATACGGATGCTTCGTTCGCGGCGACTTATTATCACGTAGATAACTGGAACCCCATTACTTATGGCTTTCAATTCTCTCGGTTAGATTTGGCCTACACAGATCAAATTAGGTTAATGGCTGAGCAGGGTGTTGAACTAAAGCTGAACATGCAATACCGTCTGGACGATGATCCTTTGAACCGCCCCAAAAACAATTACGCAGACGATTATTTATTTTACGGATCCATCGCCTACAGATTCTAA
- a CDS encoding MucB/RseB C-terminal domain-containing protein, which translates to MISSFGSVVKALKTMCMVVTLTAFSQAHAEVTQQEDTSSNDLRQSLTAEGWYQTMRERAPEAHYQGIFVHQAGNESQTVEIVHGTHQDAIWERLLHLDGPVREVIRQGDAVYCIYPDRSVEQIQQKDSTPFGSNSLGQLNQLQTAYGFRMLGQERIVGRLAMGIQLVPRDKARHVYQMWIDQQTFVPLRTELMTLKGEILERYQFAYFSPVETLSVDAFAPKTPGVELAEAPQDEVLKSTPEDVIEWRLNWLPVGFADQGAKGYAPKLSARRIYSDGIVMFSVFVEAVDEIKDQGFARVGPTVLSVMHKDWQDQTHRITVVGEIPAATAKRIAESVELL; encoded by the coding sequence ATGATTTCCTCTTTCGGTTCTGTGGTTAAAGCTCTGAAGACTATGTGCATGGTGGTTACGCTGACAGCGTTTTCCCAAGCACATGCAGAAGTAACGCAGCAAGAAGACACCTCATCGAACGATCTTCGGCAGTCACTGACTGCTGAAGGTTGGTATCAAACCATGCGGGAGCGCGCTCCCGAGGCCCATTATCAGGGCATTTTTGTGCATCAGGCGGGTAACGAGAGTCAAACTGTAGAAATTGTACATGGTACGCACCAAGACGCTATTTGGGAGCGTCTTCTTCATTTGGATGGACCGGTTCGTGAAGTGATTCGACAGGGAGACGCTGTGTATTGCATTTACCCCGATCGAAGCGTTGAGCAAATCCAGCAAAAAGACAGTACGCCCTTTGGAAGTAATTCTTTAGGCCAGTTGAATCAACTTCAGACTGCATATGGTTTTCGAATGTTGGGTCAAGAGAGAATCGTCGGGCGTTTGGCTATGGGTATTCAATTAGTGCCACGAGATAAAGCTCGCCATGTATACCAAATGTGGATTGATCAGCAGACTTTTGTACCCCTGCGTACCGAGTTAATGACTTTGAAGGGTGAGATTTTGGAGCGTTATCAATTTGCGTATTTTAGTCCAGTCGAAACATTATCGGTTGACGCGTTTGCTCCAAAGACCCCAGGTGTTGAGCTAGCAGAGGCACCACAGGATGAAGTATTGAAGTCAACGCCAGAAGATGTGATTGAATGGCGTTTGAATTGGTTACCAGTCGGTTTCGCAGACCAAGGAGCCAAAGGTTATGCACCAAAGCTATCAGCGAGACGTATATATAGTGACGGCATCGTTATGTTTTCAGTATTTGTTGAAGCCGTTGATGAAATTAAAGATCAAGGTTTTGCTAGGGTCGGCCCCACCGTCTTATCGGTTATGCACAAAGATTGGCAGGATCAAACACATCGCATCACGGTTGTGGGTGAGATTCCTGCGGCTACAGCAAAGCGCATTGCCGAAAGTGTAGAGTTGTTGTAA
- a CDS encoding Tll0287-like domain-containing protein has product MIRFNLATTLSGLLFLMGASLSTATPSQDEAKQTIKAFANDLKTTLVTTMKSQGPVAAINVCNVSAPAIAQQHSNGAYVISRTALKIRNPQNQASSWQKEILKEFEQRLAEGEKIDSLDKVEERDDGWYYIKAIGTGKPCLTCHGNELNPAVKTKLTELYPNDQATGFKQGDLRGAFIVKYQH; this is encoded by the coding sequence ATGATCCGATTTAACCTTGCAACCACGCTTTCAGGTTTGTTGTTTTTAATGGGTGCCAGCCTAAGTACAGCAACGCCCTCTCAAGATGAGGCTAAACAGACAATTAAAGCGTTTGCCAATGATTTAAAAACAACGCTTGTTACAACAATGAAAAGCCAAGGGCCTGTTGCGGCCATAAACGTGTGCAATGTCAGCGCCCCTGCAATTGCACAACAACACAGTAATGGTGCTTATGTTATTAGTCGCACGGCTCTAAAGATTAGGAATCCTCAGAATCAAGCAAGCTCATGGCAAAAAGAAATATTAAAAGAATTTGAACAACGTCTGGCCGAGGGCGAAAAGATAGACAGCTTAGACAAAGTAGAAGAAAGAGATGACGGCTGGTATTACATCAAAGCCATCGGTACAGGAAAGCCTTGTTTAACTTGTCATGGCAACGAATTAAATCCAGCGGTCAAAACAAAGCTGACTGAGCTATACCCCAATGACCAAGCAACGGGTTTCAAGCAAGGAGACCTACGTGGGGCATTTATTGTCAAATATCAACACTAA
- a CDS encoding argininosuccinate synthase — MSDINKIVLAYSGGLDTSVIAKWLQEEYNAEIVTFTADLGQGEELEPARKKAEAMGIKEIFIDDLREEFARDFVFPMFRANAIYEGEYYLGTSIARPLIAKRLIEIANETGADAIAHGATGKGNDQVRFELGAYALSPNIQVIAPWREWDLNSREKLMAYCEEHNIPVENKQGKKSPYSMDANLLHISYEGDLIEDPWAEPEEDMWLWTKSPEAAPDEPTYIELTYKQGDIVAIDDKAMSPAEVMEHLNKVAGENGIGRTDIVENRYVGMKARGCYETPAGFVMLKAHRAIESITLDRDAAHLKDEMMPRYAELIYNGYWWSPERKMLQAAIDQTQENVNGKVRLKLYKGNIIVVGRTSDESLFDEKIATFEDDAGSYDQKDAAGFIKLNALRLRVAAKKGRKLL, encoded by the coding sequence ATGTCAGACATCAATAAGATCGTATTGGCTTACTCTGGTGGATTGGACACTTCGGTCATCGCGAAATGGCTACAAGAAGAGTACAACGCCGAGATTGTTACTTTTACCGCAGACCTTGGTCAGGGTGAAGAGTTGGAGCCAGCCCGCAAAAAAGCCGAAGCCATGGGCATTAAAGAGATCTTTATTGATGACTTGCGAGAAGAATTCGCACGTGACTTCGTATTTCCAATGTTCCGCGCAAACGCAATCTATGAAGGTGAGTATTACTTAGGTACTTCTATTGCTCGCCCTTTAATTGCGAAGCGTTTAATTGAAATCGCAAATGAAACGGGTGCGGATGCCATCGCTCACGGTGCTACTGGTAAAGGTAATGACCAAGTGCGTTTCGAGCTGGGTGCGTATGCATTGTCACCTAACATCCAGGTAATTGCGCCTTGGCGCGAGTGGGATTTGAATTCCCGTGAAAAACTCATGGCCTATTGTGAAGAGCACAATATTCCAGTTGAGAACAAGCAAGGTAAAAAGTCGCCGTATTCCATGGACGCGAACCTGCTTCATATCTCCTATGAGGGTGATTTAATTGAAGATCCTTGGGCTGAGCCTGAGGAAGATATGTGGTTATGGACCAAGTCGCCAGAGGCGGCGCCAGATGAGCCAACTTACATTGAATTGACATACAAGCAGGGCGATATCGTGGCGATTGATGATAAAGCCATGTCCCCAGCGGAAGTCATGGAACACTTAAACAAAGTGGCGGGTGAAAATGGTATCGGTCGTACCGATATTGTAGAAAATCGCTATGTGGGTATGAAAGCGCGTGGTTGTTACGAGACGCCAGCGGGTTTTGTAATGCTTAAAGCACACCGTGCTATCGAGTCGATTACTCTGGACCGAGATGCCGCGCACTTGAAAGATGAAATGATGCCTCGCTATGCAGAGTTGATCTACAACGGTTACTGGTGGAGCCCTGAGCGCAAGATGCTTCAAGCGGCAATCGATCAAACCCAGGAAAACGTTAACGGTAAAGTTCGTTTGAAGCTGTACAAAGGCAATATCATTGTTGTGGGTCGTACCAGTGACGAGTCTTTATTTGATGAGAAGATTGCAACGTTTGAAGATGATGCAGGTTCTTATGATCAAAAAGACGCTGCGGGCTTTATCAAGTTAAACGCATTGCGTTTGCGTGTTGCTGCTAAGAAGGGCCGCAAACTACTATAA
- the nadB gene encoding L-aspartate oxidase, with amino-acid sequence MDQRQVFDVLVIGSGAAGLSVALNVAEHAKVAVLSKDTLQSGSTRWAQGGIAAVLDDEDTSQAHIEDTLNAGAGLCNYNAVKHTVENGRDAIKWLIDQQVQFSKENGEYHLTKEGGHSHRRIIHAADATGVAVSEALIGQAKSHSNITLFEHRVAIDLITCEKFNLPGKGVIGAYVLNEDSGHVETYRARTVVIASGGASKSYLYTSNPDGTSGDGIAMAWRAGCRVANMEFNQFHPTCLYHPQAKSFLITEAVRGEGGYLLLPDGSRFMHNFDERAELAPRDIVARAIDHEMKRLGADCLYLDISHKPKEFIIEHFPTIYERCLEFGIDMSKQPIPVVPAAHYTCGGIVTDEMGRTDIPNLYAVGECAHTGLHGANRLASNSLLECVVYGRSAAQHIENIIKQKLDVPFAPDWDESQVTDSDEDVVISHNWEELRRFMWDYVGIVRTDKRLLRAQHRVDLLKNEIKEFYTNHKVTSDLLELRNLVEVSGLIIQCAMLRKESRGLHFSLSHPDLLPVAYDTVLTP; translated from the coding sequence ATGGATCAACGACAAGTATTCGATGTTTTGGTCATTGGCAGCGGCGCTGCCGGCCTATCTGTGGCACTGAATGTGGCCGAGCACGCAAAAGTTGCCGTCTTGAGCAAAGACACGTTACAAAGTGGAAGCACACGCTGGGCGCAAGGCGGTATTGCCGCTGTGTTAGATGACGAAGACACAAGCCAAGCACATATCGAAGATACGCTTAATGCCGGCGCTGGGCTTTGCAATTACAATGCAGTGAAACATACGGTTGAAAACGGTCGTGACGCCATTAAATGGTTGATTGACCAACAGGTACAATTCAGCAAAGAAAATGGTGAATACCATCTGACTAAAGAAGGCGGGCATAGTCACAGGCGCATCATTCATGCTGCTGATGCCACAGGGGTCGCAGTAAGCGAAGCGTTAATTGGTCAAGCTAAAAGCCATAGCAATATCACGCTTTTTGAACATCGCGTAGCTATTGATCTCATTACTTGTGAGAAATTCAACTTGCCAGGCAAAGGCGTCATTGGCGCATATGTTCTCAATGAAGACTCAGGTCATGTGGAAACCTATCGCGCTCGTACCGTCGTCATTGCCTCAGGAGGAGCGAGTAAATCCTATTTATATACCAGCAACCCCGATGGGACTTCCGGAGATGGTATTGCCATGGCTTGGCGCGCAGGCTGTCGCGTAGCCAATATGGAATTCAACCAGTTCCATCCCACTTGTTTATATCACCCACAGGCAAAAAGCTTTTTAATAACCGAAGCGGTACGCGGTGAAGGCGGCTACCTGCTACTTCCTGACGGCTCACGCTTCATGCATAACTTTGATGAGCGAGCTGAGCTAGCGCCACGGGATATTGTGGCTCGCGCCATAGACCATGAAATGAAACGCCTGGGGGCTGATTGCCTGTACCTTGATATCAGCCATAAACCCAAAGAATTCATCATCGAACATTTCCCTACAATTTATGAACGCTGCCTCGAATTTGGGATTGATATGAGTAAACAGCCCATTCCCGTTGTACCTGCCGCTCACTACACCTGCGGAGGCATTGTTACGGATGAAATGGGCCGCACAGACATTCCCAATCTATACGCAGTGGGAGAATGCGCCCATACCGGATTACACGGTGCCAATCGCTTGGCGAGCAACTCCTTGCTTGAGTGTGTGGTTTATGGCCGCAGTGCAGCACAGCACATAGAGAACATTATTAAACAAAAATTAGACGTACCTTTTGCGCCTGACTGGGATGAAAGCCAAGTGACTGACAGTGATGAAGACGTGGTTATTAGTCACAACTGGGAGGAACTGCGCCGCTTCATGTGGGACTATGTGGGCATCGTGCGCACAGACAAGCGCCTATTGCGAGCGCAACACCGTGTCGATCTATTAAAAAATGAAATCAAAGAGTTTTACACTAATCACAAGGTAACTAGCGACTTATTGGAGCTGCGTAACTTGGTTGAGGTGTCCGGCTTAATCATTCAATGTGCCATGCTACGCAAAGAAAGCCGTGGCTTACATTTTTCATTGAGCCATCCAGACTTACTGCCCGTGGCCTATGATACTGTGCTAACACCTTAG
- a CDS encoding fasciclin domain-containing protein has translation MKKLLLPLTLVSSVILAGCGSDDDDSRTTVVDVAQGDDRFTTLVTAIETAGLAATLEGDGPFTVFAPTNEAFAEYLTDNGLEATDLLAADSLADILTYHVLPVEADSTAAASIAGSESANDQLVETVYGDDVLLSLSGSDLLVNDATVVQADVQADNGVIHAIDSVLEIPEKNALSDENKTITELVVALAGAQTGAEFTVLKDAVVAAGLDDDLGGEGPFTVFAPTDAAFADLLQNAQGGPYDDLNDLVNALGLEAVTDILLQHVVSAKVNSNVVVLADGVSLATLNDEQSITIGVSNGSVTADGSNVSVTDVYASNGIIHVIDTVITTDDNPSAQ, from the coding sequence ATGAAAAAACTACTTTTACCGCTAACACTTGTTTCCTCAGTCATTCTGGCTGGCTGTGGTAGTGATGACGATGACAGCCGAACAACGGTTGTTGATGTTGCTCAGGGTGACGACCGCTTTACGACGCTCGTTACCGCGATTGAAACCGCCGGTCTTGCCGCTACCTTAGAAGGAGACGGTCCATTTACTGTTTTTGCTCCTACTAACGAAGCTTTTGCAGAGTACCTAACTGACAATGGGTTGGAAGCGACAGATTTGCTTGCTGCCGACAGCCTTGCCGATATCCTGACCTACCACGTATTGCCTGTTGAAGCCGATTCTACAGCGGCTGCAAGCATTGCAGGTTCAGAAAGCGCTAACGACCAGTTAGTTGAAACTGTTTACGGTGACGACGTTCTACTATCATTGAGCGGTTCAGATTTATTAGTTAACGATGCCACGGTTGTTCAGGCAGATGTGCAAGCTGACAACGGTGTGATTCATGCCATCGATTCTGTTTTAGAGATCCCTGAAAAAAATGCGTTATCTGACGAGAACAAAACAATCACTGAACTGGTTGTTGCTTTGGCTGGAGCGCAGACAGGAGCTGAGTTTACTGTCCTTAAAGACGCTGTTGTTGCGGCAGGTCTTGATGACGATTTAGGCGGTGAAGGCCCGTTTACTGTATTCGCGCCAACTGATGCGGCATTTGCTGACCTGTTGCAAAATGCTCAAGGCGGCCCTTATGATGATTTGAACGATCTAGTGAATGCACTCGGACTTGAGGCGGTAACGGATATCCTTCTTCAGCACGTGGTATCGGCCAAAGTAAACAGTAACGTTGTTGTATTGGCTGATGGTGTGTCTCTCGCGACATTAAATGATGAGCAAAGCATTACCATTGGCGTGTCGAATGGTTCGGTGACGGCTGATGGATCAAATGTTTCAGTCACAGATGTTTATGCGTCAAATGGTATTATCCACGTTATCGACACCGTGATTACTACGGACGATAACCCATCAGCACAATAG
- a CDS encoding M48 family metallopeptidase has translation MSERQFTIEGEFFSGECSKGIPARLVAHSNTSDSEHHFFIQIEEVSKDGSILKRHQYRSHQLTFESPLGDTPREISIDEGSLFVSSALSEMDSLRSSISKSKHNNILHKLESNSSMIFASIIFTMLFCWGFFIYGIPAIANAAAHQLPIDSLEEGDSALYVLDTTLFTPSQLTNTKQEEIKQLLTPYLEQYADQELKIHFRRFTSDKSSDGELESIANAFALPDGNIVFTDGLIEIIEHDHELLAIAFHELGHLQHKHILRRSIQGAVTWVILLLMTGDLESAELIAGLPVLLLDLQYSRDFEIEADQYAISALKDQGISPQYFADIMKRLAGDESNPENKWSKYFSTHPMTQERIKLAQ, from the coding sequence ATGAGCGAACGTCAGTTTACGATCGAGGGTGAGTTTTTTAGCGGAGAATGCAGCAAAGGCATTCCCGCTCGGCTAGTTGCCCACAGCAATACTAGCGACTCAGAGCACCACTTCTTCATTCAAATCGAAGAAGTTTCGAAAGATGGCTCGATACTAAAACGCCACCAGTATCGCAGCCATCAACTGACGTTCGAATCACCTCTTGGCGATACACCTCGAGAAATTAGCATTGATGAGGGAAGCCTTTTTGTAAGTTCTGCTCTTTCTGAAATGGACTCATTACGTTCTAGCATTTCTAAGAGTAAACATAACAACATCCTACATAAACTAGAAAGCAATTCGTCTATGATCTTTGCTTCTATCATTTTTACAATGCTATTTTGCTGGGGCTTTTTTATTTATGGCATTCCGGCTATCGCCAACGCCGCCGCTCATCAATTACCTATCGATTCTCTAGAAGAAGGTGACAGCGCACTTTACGTGCTCGACACAACACTTTTTACTCCCAGCCAATTAACGAATACGAAACAAGAAGAAATTAAACAATTACTTACGCCATACTTAGAGCAGTATGCGGATCAGGAGTTAAAGATTCATTTTCGAAGATTTACCTCTGACAAGTCGAGTGATGGTGAACTAGAATCCATAGCCAACGCATTTGCGCTCCCTGATGGCAATATTGTTTTTACCGATGGGCTAATCGAAATTATTGAACACGATCACGAATTATTGGCCATCGCATTTCATGAGCTGGGACACTTACAACATAAGCATATACTGCGACGATCCATTCAAGGCGCAGTTACTTGGGTTATATTACTACTCATGACGGGTGATCTGGAAAGCGCGGAACTTATCGCGGGCTTACCCGTTCTATTGTTGGATTTACAATATTCTCGTGATTTTGAGATAGAAGCGGACCAATACGCGATTAGTGCTTTGAAGGATCAAGGTATTAGCCCTCAATATTTTGCCGATATTATGAAACGGCTAGCAGGTGATGAATCTAACCCTGAGAATAAGTGGAGCAAATACTTCTCGACACACCCGATGACGCAAGAACGAATCAAGCTCGCTCAGTAG
- a CDS encoding sigma-E factor negative regulatory protein, with the protein MSEKEYESLSSLMDGEADEMSVHRLLGKVDKNPELKAKWSRYHLAQDILKGQSSEHSELDVSGLVSSAIAGESTPKSERPWLKAIGGMSIAASVAFAVVVGTQFALPGAQDSSFQVASKPSEEIVKPADVVRSETMIAQQSDSLNEEELRQAQNRLNDYLKQHAQDSALGQGQTAMPFARVVNFENNKKGRE; encoded by the coding sequence ATGAGTGAAAAAGAATACGAATCCCTATCCTCCTTGATGGACGGCGAAGCGGATGAGATGAGTGTGCATCGTCTGTTGGGTAAGGTTGATAAGAATCCAGAGCTGAAAGCGAAATGGAGCCGTTATCACCTTGCGCAGGACATATTGAAAGGCCAGAGCTCTGAACACAGTGAGCTAGATGTTAGTGGTTTGGTTTCAAGTGCAATTGCAGGAGAGTCCACGCCAAAGTCTGAGCGTCCTTGGTTGAAAGCGATTGGCGGTATGTCAATTGCAGCCAGTGTAGCTTTCGCGGTTGTGGTAGGGACGCAGTTTGCACTGCCAGGGGCCCAAGACTCTTCATTCCAAGTGGCATCTAAGCCTAGTGAAGAAATTGTCAAACCTGCTGATGTCGTGCGCAGTGAAACCATGATCGCTCAGCAATCAGATAGTTTGAACGAAGAAGAACTAAGACAAGCGCAAAATCGTTTAAACGATTACTTGAAGCAACACGCTCAAGATAGCGCACTAGGACAAGGTCAAACAGCGATGCCGTTCGCCCGAGTGGTGAATTTCGAGAACAACAAAAAAGGTCGTGAATGA
- the rpoE gene encoding RNA polymerase sigma factor RpoE, whose protein sequence is MDSDDQLVARVKKGDKRAFDLLVLKYQHKIMSLISRYVQDSAEIQDVAQEAFIKAYRALKNFRGDSQFYTWLYRIAVNTAKNYLVSQGRRPPQQDIDVDDAEQFNPSASLKDVASPDRLLARDELKAKVFEAMEALPDELRTAINLRELEGMSYEEISEVMDCPIGTVRSRIFRAREAIDKAITPLMEQTEKTA, encoded by the coding sequence ATGGATTCTGACGACCAATTGGTAGCCAGAGTAAAAAAGGGCGATAAGCGCGCTTTTGACTTACTGGTTTTAAAGTATCAGCACAAAATAATGTCTCTGATTTCTCGCTACGTGCAGGACTCAGCGGAGATACAAGATGTGGCGCAAGAAGCTTTCATTAAAGCTTATCGCGCATTGAAGAATTTCCGTGGAGACAGTCAATTTTATACTTGGCTATACCGAATTGCGGTGAACACTGCGAAGAATTACTTGGTAAGTCAGGGACGTCGTCCGCCTCAACAAGATATTGATGTGGATGATGCGGAACAATTTAACCCAAGTGCGTCTCTAAAGGATGTAGCTAGCCCTGATCGGTTGTTAGCGAGAGATGAGCTGAAAGCTAAAGTCTTTGAAGCCATGGAGGCTTTGCCGGATGAGCTAAGGACTGCAATCAATCTTCGTGAGCTAGAAGGAATGAGTTACGAAGAGATCAGTGAGGTTATGGACTGTCCCATCGGAACGGTGCGCTCACGTATTTTCCGAGCACGTGAGGCGATTGATAAAGCCATCACGCCGTTAATGGAACAAACCGAGAAAACAGCATAG